One window of Microcoleus vaginatus PCC 9802 genomic DNA carries:
- a CDS encoding type II toxin-antitoxin system PemK/MazF family toxin — MRRGEIWLVALEPTVGAEIGKTRPVVIVSDETVGILLLEVIVPITDWKERYTERNWMVRLEPSGENGLTKVSAADTFQVRSVSQQRFVRQLGTLSETIMEEIAEALTIVLDLD, encoded by the coding sequence ATGCGTAGAGGTGAAATCTGGCTAGTTGCGCTTGAACCTACTGTGGGCGCCGAAATCGGCAAAACCCGTCCGGTAGTAATTGTCAGTGATGAAACGGTTGGAATTTTGCTGCTTGAAGTTATTGTTCCCATCACTGACTGGAAAGAGCGATACACCGAGAGAAATTGGATGGTTCGACTAGAACCCAGCGGCGAAAATGGCTTGACTAAAGTCTCCGCCGCCGATACTTTTCAAGTCCGTTCCGTTTCCCAACAAAGATTTGTCCGACAACTCGGAACCCTGTCCGAGACAATTATGGAAGAAATTGCAGAAGCACTGACAATTGTTCTCGATCTAGATTGA